In Vagococcus hydrophili, one DNA window encodes the following:
- a CDS encoding MDR family MFS transporter encodes MNKNKAVDIEGKEYNRTVLVGVLLIGTFCTVLNQTLLTTAFPALMKSFDITASDVQWLTTGFLLVNGIMIPISAWLINKFSSRNLYLFSMIVFLAGTIICYTAPTFSMLLIGRLVQACGVGLSMPLLQTIMLTIFPPERRGAAMGMAGIVIGLAPALGPTLSGWIIDHYSWRDLFGMVIPIIILVIILAFFYMRTVIPLSNPKIDILSIIMSSIGFGSLLYGFSSVGNKGWASLEVLLTISIGILFIVLFALRQLKLEEPFLNIRVFQSKDFAIAAVLSGVTNMALIGAEMVVPLYIQNIRGESAFHSGLMLLPGAVVMGIMMPITGAIFDRKGAKKLATTGMFILTAATIPFAFLTETTPVPLIMVLYAIRMFGISMVMMPVTTSGMNALPNELITHGSAVNNTFRQVASSIGTAILISVLSNVTKSNMPSETVLKETPLAFKEEAVHATLSGYHAAFYVAILFSLLGFGIAFLLKNKPQKLTLEKGDN; translated from the coding sequence ATGAATAAAAATAAAGCAGTAGATATTGAAGGGAAAGAGTATAATCGGACCGTTCTAGTTGGGGTATTATTAATTGGAACATTTTGTACAGTCTTAAATCAAACACTACTAACAACAGCCTTTCCAGCATTAATGAAATCTTTTGACATCACAGCTTCAGATGTTCAGTGGTTAACAACAGGATTTTTACTTGTTAACGGGATTATGATTCCGATTAGTGCCTGGTTAATTAATAAATTTAGTTCAAGAAATCTTTATTTATTTTCGATGATTGTTTTCTTAGCCGGAACAATTATCTGTTACACAGCACCAACGTTTTCCATGTTACTCATTGGTCGTTTAGTTCAAGCGTGTGGCGTTGGTTTATCAATGCCACTTCTACAAACCATCATGTTAACAATTTTCCCACCTGAAAGACGTGGGGCAGCAATGGGAATGGCGGGGATTGTTATCGGACTAGCCCCAGCCTTAGGACCAACGTTATCAGGTTGGATTATCGATCATTATTCATGGAGAGATTTATTTGGAATGGTGATACCGATTATCATTTTAGTAATTATTCTAGCCTTTTTCTATATGAGAACAGTAATTCCTTTATCTAATCCCAAAATTGATATTTTATCGATTATCATGTCATCTATTGGATTTGGTAGTTTATTGTATGGTTTTTCATCTGTTGGTAACAAAGGTTGGGCGAGTTTGGAAGTTTTACTAACCATTAGTATTGGTATTCTATTTATTGTTTTATTTGCTTTAAGACAATTAAAATTAGAAGAACCATTCTTAAATATCCGCGTCTTTCAATCCAAAGACTTTGCGATTGCAGCCGTTTTATCGGGAGTAACGAATATGGCTTTAATTGGCGCTGAGATGGTTGTGCCATTATATATTCAAAATATTCGAGGAGAATCTGCGTTTCATTCAGGTTTGATGCTACTTCCAGGTGCTGTTGTTATGGGGATTATGATGCCAATTACAGGCGCAATCTTTGACCGTAAAGGGGCTAAAAAGTTAGCAACGACAGGGATGTTTATTTTAACAGCTGCAACGATTCCTTTTGCTTTCTTAACAGAAACAACACCGGTTCCATTAATTATGGTCCTATATGCGATTCGTATGTTTGGGATTTCTATGGTGATGATGCCAGTCACAACCTCAGGAATGAATGCTTTACCTAATGAATTAATTACTCATGGTTCAGCCGTCAATAATACCTTTAGACAAGTAGCCAGCTCAATTGGAACAGCGATTTTAATTAGTGTCTTAAGTAATGTCACAAAAAGTAATATGCCGAGTGAAACAGTCTTAAAAGAAACACCACTAGCATTTAAAGAAGAAGCAGTTCATGCTACCTTAAGCGGTTATCATGCTGCCTTTTATGTGGCAATTTTATTTAGTTTACTAGGTTTTGGAATTGCTTTTCTCCTTAAAAATAAACCCCAAAAATTAACGTTAGAAAAAGGAGATAACTAA
- a CDS encoding YesL family protein — MLGTGLERAFKVSWLVIKLNLFFHLFSLMGAIVFGIGPSIQMVSDLFQLSEFDYKEVTLKKAFEIWKKHFVRSNGQFLLFVGVAAVLAYNLYLSVQMLGMVWLMLDFILIVALMLLYLAYQYVISYETTYEMPFIQVIKLAFISVFFSFGTFFKLLLGVVTIGFITWQMKGLFVFATFSLLIMWSVIATKKIRDVVNEKLGLNEEEMV; from the coding sequence ATGCTAGGAACAGGATTAGAAAGAGCATTCAAAGTAAGTTGGTTAGTGATTAAATTAAATTTATTTTTTCATTTATTTAGTCTAATGGGAGCGATTGTCTTTGGCATCGGTCCATCAATTCAAATGGTGTCGGATTTATTTCAACTTTCAGAATTTGATTATAAAGAAGTGACTTTAAAAAAAGCGTTTGAAATTTGGAAGAAACATTTTGTTAGAAGTAATGGGCAGTTTCTTTTGTTTGTTGGTGTAGCAGCTGTTCTTGCTTATAACTTATACTTGTCAGTTCAAATGCTCGGCATGGTTTGGCTAATGCTTGATTTCATCTTAATTGTTGCCTTAATGTTACTGTATTTGGCTTATCAATATGTGATTTCTTATGAAACAACTTACGAGATGCCATTTATTCAAGTGATAAAATTAGCGTTTATCAGTGTTTTCTTTAGCTTTGGTACCTTTTTTAAGCTATTATTAGGAGTAGTAACTATCGGTTTTATCACATGGCAAATGAAGGGATTATTCGTTTTTGCCACATTTAGTTTGCTTATTATGTGGAGTGTCATTGCGACAAAAAAAATCAGAGATGTTGTGAATGAAAAGTTGGGATTGAATGAAGAAGAAATGGTTTAA
- a CDS encoding sensor histidine kinase produces the protein MKKKWFNIFNKGFLINQLMQLYSLILMVVLLIIMSGLSLFVFEMNQREAEVKIDNVTTEVATSLNSKDSNVVSNILGEVANTSAHYENLRNYMMMDQQSYFEYMIDIWHETGNSIYFPDVMKAILSNYGEVKSIDIVFEDLDIYLHGDKSSVMGKKITKPYHKPTDELTLVRTIQEPSTSKISGAVYITFTDDSVSSFYNENQNNKQRVSHYIFDSHDQLIYKNQQDMPKETQEVIKQDMENNSWVSEKGLNNRYYVRNKAVKGLSIVTVLDKRQVRVTSFLQIGVIFSIGIGVMILLLFFLNKVFQKYSTQMKELVKVTNQVSAGNLSAQVDPSMMQLELKDLGDAINQMVVNLNKYIEDIYLLEIKQRDAHMRALQSQINPHFLYNTLEYIRMYALSNQQTELADVVYAFSALLRNNITQEKTTTLKEELDFCEKYVYLYQMRYPDSIAYHFIVDEGLDQFVIPKFIIQPLIENYFVHGIDYERQDNAISVKAYQLEHEVEIRIIDNGLGMTQERLKDVNQRLLDDKTLLQNSIGISNVYQRIRGFFGEESKMQLEAVEDQGVTIIIKIKN, from the coding sequence ATGAAGAAGAAATGGTTTAATATTTTTAATAAGGGATTTTTAATTAATCAATTAATGCAATTATACAGCTTAATCCTCATGGTGGTTTTGTTAATTATCATGAGTGGATTAAGTTTATTTGTATTTGAAATGAACCAAAGAGAAGCAGAGGTTAAGATTGACAATGTAACAACAGAAGTCGCGACTAGTTTAAATAGTAAAGATAGCAACGTAGTGAGTAATATTTTAGGGGAAGTGGCTAATACGAGTGCTCATTATGAGAACTTAAGAAACTATATGATGATGGATCAGCAAAGTTATTTTGAATACATGATAGATATTTGGCATGAGACGGGGAATAGTATTTATTTTCCAGACGTGATGAAGGCGATTTTATCCAATTACGGTGAAGTAAAATCAATCGATATTGTTTTTGAAGATTTAGATATCTATCTTCACGGAGACAAATCAAGTGTTATGGGGAAAAAAATTACCAAACCTTATCATAAACCAACAGATGAATTAACGTTAGTCAGAACGATTCAAGAACCGAGCACTTCAAAAATAAGCGGAGCAGTTTACATTACATTTACAGATGATAGCGTATCTTCTTTTTATAACGAGAATCAAAATAACAAACAACGAGTGAGTCATTATATCTTTGACTCTCACGACCAATTAATTTATAAGAATCAACAGGATATGCCAAAAGAAACGCAAGAAGTAATCAAACAAGATATGGAGAATAACTCTTGGGTGAGTGAAAAAGGGTTAAACAATCGGTATTATGTCCGAAATAAAGCAGTCAAAGGTTTGTCCATTGTAACGGTCCTGGATAAACGACAAGTCCGAGTCACTTCATTTTTACAAATCGGTGTCATTTTCTCTATTGGAATAGGTGTGATGATTTTATTACTCTTCTTTTTAAATAAAGTCTTCCAAAAATACTCGACTCAAATGAAAGAATTAGTTAAAGTAACCAATCAAGTCAGTGCGGGAAATTTAAGTGCTCAAGTTGATCCAAGTATGATGCAACTAGAATTAAAAGATTTAGGGGACGCGATTAATCAGATGGTAGTAAATCTGAATAAATACATTGAAGACATTTATTTACTTGAGATCAAGCAGCGAGATGCTCACATGAGGGCTCTGCAGTCACAAATTAATCCTCACTTCTTGTATAACACATTAGAGTACATTAGGATGTATGCTCTGAGTAACCAGCAAACCGAATTAGCCGATGTGGTCTATGCATTCTCAGCCTTACTTAGAAACAATATTACCCAAGAGAAAACAACGACCTTGAAAGAGGAGCTGGATTTCTGCGAAAAATATGTTTACTTGTATCAAATGAGGTACCCAGATAGTATTGCGTATCATTTCATTGTAGATGAAGGATTGGATCAATTTGTGATACCTAAATTTATCATCCAACCTTTAATTGAAAATTACTTTGTTCATGGGATTGATTATGAGAGACAAGATAATGCAATTAGTGTGAAAGCCTATCAATTAGAGCATGAAGTAGAGATTCGAATTATTGATAATGGTCTTGGTATGACACAGGAACGTTTAAAAGATGTGAATCAACGATTGCTTGATGATAAAACCTTGCTTCAAAACTCAATTGGTATTTCCAATGTGTATCAAAGAATCAGAGGCTTTTTTGGAGAAGAGTCTAAAATGCAGTTAGAAGCAGTCGAGGATCAGGGTGTTACGATTATTATTAAAATCAAAAACTAA
- a CDS encoding MerR family transcriptional regulator — MLNASIKYLLENDTLLVGISELSKMSGVSPRQLRYWEEKGFIESISKDDKSARQYRLPVVLKVEIIKGYLDEGYTLSKAVEKSNQKIKNMLHIRQFFRRAFKDIEVIDDQFINLSFGDFEPNNEELYISYDIEEDKLTYKTSIDDKK; from the coding sequence ATCTTGAATGCATCCATTAAATATCTTTTAGAAAATGATACATTATTAGTTGGCATAAGTGAGTTAAGTAAAATGAGTGGTGTTTCACCTAGACAATTGCGTTATTGGGAAGAGAAAGGATTTATTGAGTCCATTTCAAAAGATGATAAGTCTGCACGACAGTACCGATTACCTGTTGTTTTAAAGGTTGAAATTATTAAAGGTTACTTAGATGAAGGTTATACTTTGAGTAAAGCTGTTGAAAAATCTAATCAAAAAATAAAAAACATGCTTCATATTCGTCAATTTTTCAGACGTGCTTTTAAAGATATCGAAGTCATTGATGACCAGTTTATCAATCTTTCATTTGGAGATTTTGAACCCAATAATGAAGAACTTTACATTTCTTATGACATTGAAGAAGATAAATTAACCTATAAAACATCGATTGATGATAAAAAATAA
- a CDS encoding response regulator transcription factor, which yields MYKAMLVDDEYMILEGLKQIIPWNELGFEVVKTAKRGQEALDYLKENDIDLLITDVTMPKMTGIELVREIRKFKPDLSIIILSGYQEFSYVKQGLELGVKGYLVKPVNKDELEQKVIQIRDDLIQDARMGTQKELYYDTMVQRWLNDELNEDEFLNFIKELKIHLNPSYSVIIVNQANNPVDLSEYVKSQQQPFMVQTENLSTYQTVIIYQGMRNELNLFVKGIEEELRGQTFKIILGESVTEWENVYESFEKSKKLLLFQEFYGDKEASQMVVSLTDTEEEVEKLHFLSFNKALMIGDMATIKDELHGIYQQMAEFRYTPENVRHVTFLLFTDIYRQFPSLDKEIYDDTLKKIHHSSSMKELKQWLDQILDSIYDNPAVSKRYSDLVKSAIHIISTDYQKDLSLKSVAEVLHINPVYLGQLFKKETERSFSQFLNQTRIKKGQYLLLNSSKPINEVGYDIGYNNPTYFFKMFRKLNGLTPKEFREKYLQNYQSFEE from the coding sequence ATGTATAAAGCCATGTTGGTAGATGATGAATATATGATTTTAGAAGGGTTAAAACAAATTATTCCATGGAATGAATTAGGATTTGAAGTAGTTAAAACAGCTAAACGAGGGCAAGAAGCACTGGATTATCTCAAAGAGAATGACATTGATTTGCTGATTACAGATGTGACCATGCCTAAAATGACAGGGATTGAATTAGTAAGAGAAATCAGAAAGTTTAAACCAGATCTTTCGATTATTATTTTATCTGGTTATCAAGAGTTTAGTTATGTGAAACAAGGCTTAGAGTTAGGTGTTAAAGGTTATTTGGTCAAACCCGTCAATAAAGATGAGTTGGAGCAGAAAGTTATTCAAATCAGAGATGATTTAATTCAAGATGCTAGAATGGGAACCCAAAAAGAACTTTATTACGATACGATGGTTCAAAGATGGCTAAATGATGAATTAAATGAAGACGAATTTTTAAACTTTATCAAAGAGCTTAAAATTCATTTAAACCCGTCATATTCTGTGATTATTGTTAATCAAGCCAATAATCCAGTGGACTTGTCTGAATATGTTAAATCCCAGCAACAACCCTTTATGGTTCAAACAGAAAACTTATCAACTTATCAAACGGTGATAATTTATCAAGGAATGCGTAATGAGTTAAATTTGTTTGTTAAAGGAATTGAAGAAGAGCTTAGAGGTCAAACCTTCAAGATTATTTTAGGAGAATCTGTCACAGAGTGGGAAAATGTTTATGAAAGTTTTGAGAAATCAAAAAAATTATTACTATTCCAAGAGTTTTACGGAGATAAAGAAGCCTCACAAATGGTAGTATCCTTAACCGATACAGAAGAAGAAGTGGAAAAATTACATTTTCTCTCTTTCAATAAGGCGTTGATGATTGGGGATATGGCGACGATTAAAGATGAGCTACATGGTATCTACCAACAGATGGCAGAATTTCGTTATACACCAGAGAATGTTCGTCACGTGACATTTTTGTTATTCACGGATATTTATCGTCAATTTCCTTCTTTAGATAAAGAAATTTATGATGATACACTAAAAAAAATTCATCATAGTTCAAGTATGAAAGAACTAAAACAATGGCTAGACCAAATACTAGATTCGATTTATGATAATCCAGCAGTTAGTAAACGATATTCTGATTTAGTGAAATCAGCTATTCACATTATATCCACAGATTATCAAAAAGATCTATCTCTAAAATCAGTAGCAGAGGTACTCCACATCAATCCAGTTTATTTAGGTCAACTATTTAAAAAAGAAACAGAACGCAGTTTCTCCCAATTTTTAAACCAAACACGAATTAAAAAAGGACAGTATTTACTACTAAATTCAAGTAAACCAATTAACGAAGTCGGCTACGATATAGGTTATAACAACCCAACCTATTTCTTTAAAATGTTCCGCAAATTAAACGGCTTAACCCCAAAAGAATTCCGAGAAAAATACCTACAAAATTACCAATCCTTTGAAGAATAG